In the genome of Dyadobacter fermentans DSM 18053, the window TGTCTATGAAAATGGCTATTATCGTGTCGTAGAAACTCTCATCATGGAAAATTCAATTAAAATCGGCGCCAAATCATGAGCAACGTTTTCAGAAGAAGGGACGGGTTCGACGGAGAAAAACTGATCAGTTTACCGCCGGGGATTTTGAAGGATGTCGCGCAAAGAAATCCCGCGCTTTTTCAGATTTACATTACCCATATCGGCTACTTCCCGAAGGCGCTTTTCCATTACCGCGAGCGCCGGAAAGGTTGTGAAGATAATATCCTGATTTACTGCATTCAGGGAAAAGGGCATTACGTGATCGGCGACAAGAAATTCGAAGTTTCCGCCAATCAGTTTATTCTGCTGCCGGCAACGGATCAATATATACGTTATTGGGCCGATCATGACGATCCGTGGACCATTTACTGGGTGCATTTTACGGGTGCCGGGATCGACAATTTTAACCAGTCGCTGCAAATCGCGCCGCAGAAAGGGCCGGTCGATATTTTGTTCAATGAAAAAACCCTGGATATCTGGCACCGCATTTACCAGAGCCTGGAAATGGGTTACAGCCTGGAAAACCTGGCGAATGCAACCATGTGCCTGCATTACTTCACCGCCATGTTCCTTTTCCCCGAAAAGCACCTGACCACAGAAGGCACGGAAAAGACAGACCTGATTACCGAAACCATCACGCACATGCGGCTGAATCTGGACCAGAAATTATCGGTAGAAGACATGGCCCGCCAGCACCAGCTTTCCTGCTCGCATTTTTCGATGCTTTTCCGGAAAGGCACGGGCATGGCGCCGGTCGATTATTTTATCCATTTAAAAATGCAGAAAGCCTGTCAGCTGATCTATGCCAATGAAGGCAAAATCAAGGAAATTGCCATGAGTCTTGGCTACGACGATCCATTTTACTTTTCAAGAGTTTTTAAGAAAAACATGGGGCAATCCCCTGAACAATATAAGCTCACTGCCAAGAAGTTAGGGTAACACCTCGACTTCAAAATTCGTTTAAAGCACTTGGGGCGGATCGCGTTGCAGGGAGCTTGTTTAATTTAAGTCTGTAAATTTCCGGGCATTATCAATCTGTTCTATGACTACTATCCTGTCAAATGCCGATTCCTTTCAGCTCGAAGCCGCAATTGCCGGAAATCACGCCGATCTGTTTTTTCTGGATGCCCAGGCAAAAGGAGGCCTCATAGCGCAGGAAGCCGGATGCAGCTGGACCTACATACCAACAGAACAGAGTGGAACCATACCTTTTCCGAGTACCCCTGACGGCACGTCGGCCCTCGATGCCATATCAGGCTTTTATCAGACACATCCGGTCCGCAATCTGGGGGTTTGGTCCCTAAGTCCTGCCGAAACAACCGATCTGGATGTAATGCTCCTCGCGAGGGGGTTCCAGCTTGGATGGCAGCCTTGCTGGATGGCAATAGAGATTGCCACGCTGCGCTCCGACTTTGTTGCGCCTAATGATCTCCTGATAAAGCCGGATAATGAGACATTGCTGCATAGCCTCACCGCACTTCCTTATTCAGGAAAGGACAGTTGTGGAAATACAAATCTTCAAAACTCAAATCCTGACCAAGTGCAGCGCTTCGTGGCCCTGTGGCAGGGCAAAGTGGCGGCACAGGGCCTGGTGGTGTTTGGCGGCGGGGTCGCCGGTATTTATAATGTAGGCGTAGTACCGGAGGCCCGGGGAAAGGGCATTGGCAAGGCCATTGTTTCGGCAGCTTGCCTGCATGCCTTTCAAAAAGGCTATCATTATGCGACATTGAACGCCAATAACATGGGACGACCACTTTATGAGCAGCTGGGTTTTAAATGGATCAATGACGGTCTCACCTGGTGGATCACCGATGACCGGCTAAGCACCCGTCCGCCCGGCCCGGGACAGGTTGCCCTTGCGGAGGCCGTAGGAAAAGGCAACCTATCCATCTTGGACACGCTGCCCGCCGCTGATTTGAATGTACCACTTTGCAATGGAATGCGGCTTTTGGAGCTGGCAGCACATTGCCGACAAGAAGCTTCCGCCGAATGGCTGATCGCGCATGGTGCTTTGTGCAGCGTTCTTGATGCGTGGGATATGGGGTGGGAAAACCGTTGTATCGCAATGCTGTCCCAAGAGCCTGCGGCAGCAAATCAACTTTACGGAATGCACCGATATACCCTTCTGCATGTGGCAGTGGAGAGAAATGATATTGCGCTGGCGCGGCTGGCCTTATCCGCAAATCCCGACCTCCGGCTTCGGGATAAGATCCACGGAGGCACTGCGTTGAATTGGGCCCAACACCTGCACCGGCATGAGATACAAGAGCTGATTCAAGCTCATTATAGCCGACATTAATGCCGGAAAATCGCGGGCTACCTGGGTTTCACGCCTGAAACGTTGAGCCGCATCCGCAAGGGAAACATGCATTTTGTAAAATTTCTTGATTACAATCAATTTTTTAGCGGGGACGAATTGCTTGTTTTGCCTTAACAAACCGCTGTTGCTATGAAACCTTCCGAAATCATCAACCTGGGTAACGGGCTCGAAATCCATTTTTGCCTGGACGCTGCCGACACGAATGCCCAGTTCACACTATTCAAATGCGTGATCCATCCCAATGCCAAGGTTCCCGCCGCGCACTATCACGACAATTTTGACGAAACCTTGTACGGTTTGAAGGGCTCGCTCACACTCTCTGTAGATGATCAGGTAGTGCAGCTCGGCCCCGGCGACCATTATTTCATCAAGCGGGGACGGGTTCACAGCTTTTACAACAACACCGACGAAACAGTCGAAATCCTCGCCTATGCCAATCCCGGCGTTTTTACTTCTAATTACTTTAAAGACATCCTGGGCATCATCAGCGCCGCAGGCCCGCCGGACATGGCGAGGCTAAAAGAAGTGATGCTGCAATACGGGCTGGTGCCGGTGGCCAACTAGAAGCCTTGAAGCAGGCACCGACACCGATCACCGTCCAGCGAAAACTTCATGAATACGTAGACTAAGGTCCCAACACCGCAAACTTTCGCCGTCTCATATCAAGTAACAGCCGTTTTTGCAGAAACAGTTTGTTGCCCGACACCCCTCCTATTCCAATCTTTTTCATTTGGTCTTCTTGCCGGGCATCGACGCCTTCCATATAAGTAACATGCCCAATCGGTATCCACCGGGAGGCCATCCTGAGGCTATCGGCTGCCTGTACGGCGACACTTCCGCTTGCCGCCGGCACGGCATGGGAAATGCTGGTAACCAGGGCACAGCTGAGGGTCAATCAGTCTATTCTGGTTCACGGCGGCGCAGGTGGTGTGGGTATTCCAACCATTCAGATCGCGAAAGCCATGGGAGCAGTCGTATTTACGACAGCAAGGAAAGTCCATCACCAGTTTCTGCTTGACCTGGGTGCCGATCATGTGATCGACTATGAAAGCGAAAACTATATTGACGTTATTCAGCGACTTACAAGAGGTAATGGAGTAGATGTCGTGATTGACACCCTAGGCGGTAACACGCTGTCGATAGCGGGCTGGTGCTTAGTCAACTGGGACAAGTAGTGACCTTAGTCGACATTGAGAAGCCGCAAAACCTGATCCACGCGTGGGGGAAAAATGCCACTTACCATTTTGTATTCACCAGGCAGACCAGAAACAAAATGGACGAGCTCACAAAGCTCGTGGAATCCGGTAAGCTAAAACCTGTATTAAACAAAGTTTTCCCATTGGCTGACATAGGAAAGGCGCACAGCTTGCTTGAATTCAAAGACGGGGATGAAAATTTTTATGGAAAGATTGGTATAGAGATAGGTCATTGAGATGAAGATAGGGGTCTGATTGTCGGGCTTGTCATAGCTAAAAACACGTGTAAGAAAAGGTATTCCAGTCTGATAAAAATTGATTGAAATCAAGAAATATCGGCGGGTATGTGGCGTATTTTGTGACCATACAACCACAATTTATGTATTTGCTACTGCCTTATCCCTTATGCAAAAACTTTACATCAGCCTCCTTCTTGTTTTCCTCTGCGCTGCGGGCGTGAAGGCGCAATACATCACGATTTGGAAGACAGACAACCCCGGTTCCAGTACCGATCACCAGATTCTTATCCCCGCAACCGGCACTAATTACAGTATCACCTGGCAGGAGGTTGGAAACCTCGCAAATAGTGGTGCAGAGACCGCATCAGGATATCATACGCTCACTTTTCCCAATCCCGGGATTTATGAGGTGAGTATTTCACCTGGCAGCGGGACCTTCACAAAAATTCAATTCGATAGCCAAAACGACAATGCCAAGCTCCTGGAAATCAAGCAGTGGGGTGATATCCAGTGGGAAAATATGGACCGGGCATACTCCCGTTGCACCAATATGCGCATTACCGCAAGCGATATCCCCAATCTACAAAATGTAACTTCTACCTACGGAATGTTCAGCTATTGCAGCTCGATCACCACCATTCCCGGAATCAACAGCTGGGACGTCAGTTCTGTGACCGAAATGGATGGGATGTTTGGCTTCACGAGCTGGAATGAACCAATCAACAATTGGGATGTCAGCAATGTAATCTATATGGGAGGCATGTTTCATGGTTCGCAGTTTAATCAACCGATCGGGAACTGGGACGTGAGCAAGGTGACGGACATGTCATCGATGTTCGCAGAAGCAAAAGATTTCAACCAACCGCTCAACACCTGGGATGTAAGCAGTGTGACGAACATGTATTCCATGTTCAACGCAGCGACAAGCTTTAACCAGCCACTGGATAACTGGAATGTTAGCCAGGTCACCAATACAATTCAGATGTTCGAGAGGGCGAGCGCATTTAACGGTACTATCGGCAGCTGGAACACAGGCAACGTATGGGAAATGAGCAGAATGTTTAAAGAGGCCACCAGTTTTAATCAATCCCTGGATAACTGGGATGTCGGCCAGGTTACTGACATGGCCGAGATGTTTTATGGCGCCAGCGCTTTTAATGGTGCAATTGGCAGTTGGAATGTTGGTAATGTGCAAATTATGCACGCGATGTTTGGTGATGCGTCATCGTTTAATCAGCCTATTAATAATTGGGACGTAAGCCAGGTGGAAGATATGTCGTTAATGTTTTCCAACGCCACTGCATTTAACCAGCCACTCAGCAACTGGTCGCTGGCGAATTCGCCCAATATGTTTGAGACACTGGCATTTACGGGAATTGATTGCGTAAATATGTCTCTTACACTGGAAGGATGGGCTGCAAATCCCAACACTTCTGATAATATCCTGATGGGCGCGCAAGGCGTTGATTACGGCACCTCTGCCGCCCAGGCACTTGAAACGCTCCAGAATGCCAAAGGCTGGATGATCGAGATTGGTGAAGAAGTGGAATGCGCTGCACTGGAAGTTTCGCTGATCAGCTTTGATGCGAAAAGTAGCAATGGCATAATCCGGCTTGAATGGTCCACAGCTTCGGAAACTGACAATGACTATTTTGAAGTGGAGCGGCTTGACAGGTCCCGCAAATGGGTGCCGATCGGGCGCGTTAAAGGGGCGGGGACAGCGACGTCGGTACAAAAATATCTGCTGGACGACTTGGACCCGATGGACGGTACAGCTTACTACCGATTAAAAATCGTAGATTTTAACGGAAAAACCGACTATTCCAGCATTCAGGCGATCACCCTGAAAACCGGCTCTGTGATACATATCTTCCCTAATCCGACAAGCGATTTTATCACCATATCAGGAAAAGACAATGGATACCTGAGAATCTTTAATACTTCGGGTAAGCAAATGGCGCAGGTAAAGAAAACTTCTGAGACAATCCTTATTCCCGTCAATGAGCTACCAATCGGAATTTATATGATCAAATCGGACTCTGGCTGGTTCTCGAAATTTGTGAAAGAATAGTTTTGAGCGTATTATCAAAAATGCTATTCAATAGTGATAATCTTATGGTATCGCTCGCTTGTTTTATCAACTTCTTTTATAAACACCTCATACTTTCCCGTTGGAACTTCTTTGGTAATGTTAAAAAGCGAGAAAGGGATGAAGGAATCCGTTTTACCGGAAAAGGGCAATTCGAAAGTTTCTCCCGTAGCCACATTTTTTAATAGCATAATTATGTTGCTCTTGTAACCTCCATCGCGCAGATCTGCAATAATCGGTTCACTTTTCTTGAAGGTTGTAACAGCCTTGTAAAGTGTGACTTCGCCCAAAACAGCATTTTTTTCATTTGAGAGAGTAGCTAGACTTGGCTGTCTGCTGTCTTTTTTGATTTCGAGGATATTGCGGTTGTAATTCCAATAAGATGGCATTTCCTTGCCATCAATAAAAAGTACCGCCTCGTAGTTCCCGCTTGGGAAAGAAGCTGGGATATCATGTTTTAAGCTGAGATGGCTATTAGGGGATAGTTCCAGCCGCACTGGTGCAGTGAAATCGTTTCTGAGCTCCATGATATACTGATGTTCCGGCAAGAGGTTATAGCCGAGATAGCTGATACCGCTTGAAGTATCCATGCTGACCGACGTAAAGGGTAATATTTGAACAACCGGCTTTCCATATTTCAAAACAAGCGCATCCGGAATAATTACTTTTCGATTTTGTTTCTGCACCGTGAGTTCGTACTCTCCGGCCTCCATTGCTGCGGGGATCATGGCAAAGAGATCATTGTTAGGGTTTTCAAGATAGTATGCCCCGCGCGAAGTGGTCACGATGCCAGTTTTCTTGTTTTTAATAAAAATATCAACGTCAGTAAGCCATTCATTTTTTTCAGTAATCGTTTCCGCAGTCCCTAGGTTTTGGACAGGTATGTATATAAATGTTTCCGTCCCGTCTAGCGTTTCTTCGTAGTCTTTGCCGGTCGAAGGAGCGGTCAGTGGGATTGTCGGATCGACGTATAAATAAAAGTTGCCCAAGTAAACTTTGCTATTCTTATTGTAGACGGTAAATTCAAGGCTACCCGTTTTCGAAAAGTTCAGCTTCATTTCTGCCGGGTTATATTCGTTCATGGCACCGTCCAGAATGACAAGATCTTCCATCATCTTGATCCTGACAGTCATCTCGTCACCTTTTGGATATGCCTTCGGCAATGTTATCACGATCCGATTGTGGTGCGGCCCATTTTCTTCAATCGTGGCGAAACGGATATTTTCCTGAGGAACATTGTCAATCGCAAAAGAAAGTAAACCGGTTGGAAGACTCCGGGTCAATATCTCGGGAGCAGGCGCGTCATCTTTCTTTTTGCAGGCAACCAATAAAATAAGTAGCAGAAGCGGGTAAAGGTGACGCACAGGATTTTGGAGTTAAGTGAAGGTATAGCGGAAGTTACATAGATTTTCGTTTCCAGTAATATTTAGTTTATAGTATCATACAATCATGAGTTGTGCAACAACCACGGGCGCTTTGTACAACTTGTAGCTATTCATCTCCCCATACAAAAAACCGCTTCTCAATTTTTTTATACCAGTTGGCCGTTCTCATATACTTTTGATACCGATGGCCAACAACTTACTTCCATTCCATTACAATTCACATAGCCTTTTCTGCATTTGAACAGGATTCTTGTTCTTGCCCAACATCTTGTCTGCCAATTTTGCATTGCCTTGAAAGCATGCTGCGGGAACGTGTATCCGCTGAACTTTCAGGATACATTATCAAAAATCACCAGCCATGAAATTCAAAACGACGTTTTTAAGCGCAGGCCTGCTCATCGGCCTGATCGCCTGCCAGCAAAGTCAGGAATCCTCTGATTCCCCGGAAAAGGCAACGCTCACATTAACCTTTAACGGCAAAACCAAAACGTATAGAGATGCTAGTATTTCCGAAGGAAAGCTCGGATCAATCGTCAGCATCGGTATTACTGCTGGCTCAACCGGGGATGACTATCTCTCGCTGACCGCGTTTGGTGACCAGGCGGGAACGTATCCTTACAAACAGGACATCGGAAACTACACCCAGGTAAGCCAGGTTGAATACAAAATTGACGGGACGGTGTTCAACAACTACTTCACGCAGATCTGCCCGGACAAATCCGGCTACTCCTCTTCAAAGGGCGAAATTAAAATCACTGAATATACGCCCGGCAAACGTGCAAAAGGCACATTCTCCGGAGCATTGTTCGATGCCAACAATCCGGAGGAGTGTAACCCGGACAGCGCTGCTTTCAGCGGCGAGTTTGATATAACTGTTAATTGAGGATTCGGATTTTTTCACTAATGTTATGAAAAACTACGTTATCTGGCTTGGGCTTCTGGTCCTGGCGCCCGGCATATCATCCGCCCAAAAACTGCGTTTGGGCTATTTTGGAGAAACAATCACGCATTACGGCTTAAAAGGCGCTTATGAAGTACCTTTGGCAGGCTCGGTATCCTCCCGCAATGCGGCAAAACGCCTTTTATATGGCTCACTCGGCATTGCCGGTTACAGGCATCCCCAAAACCATGTTGGCATGATTCTCTCTCCTGAAATTGGTTTCCGAAGGATTGGGAAAAGAGGCGCGCTTTTTGAATTTGCCATTGCCCCATCATACTTCCGCTATTTCCTCGAAGGCCGCACGTTCGAAGCTACATCCGACGGCGACTTCGAGCGGGTTCGCTTCGCAGGAGGCAATGCCTTCTTGCCCACGGTTTCAATCGGCGTCGGTCACGACTTATCAGTCCGTAAAAAGGTGCCGCTCGCATGGTACGTGAGGCTGAACGTCATGCAGCAGCGCCCTTACAACACTTCTAATCTGGTGCGCTTTGCCCTGGAAGCTGGAACATTAATCCCCCTCAAAAAACGATGAGAATACTAACTAGACTACTGGCGATCTGCCTGATAGCCGGACTGACCAGCTGTAAGGACAAGGACGCCAAGCCACGCGAAGATCAGACGCTGTTTTTGCGTCATAAGGGCGCGGATATGCCCATTTGGGTAAAGGGAAACAGCCAGGCCAAAAAAATTGTGCTTTTCGTCCACGGCGGGCCGGGCGACTGCGCGATGTGTTACCGCTATTACCTGAAAGACCTCGAAGAAGATGTGATGATGGCATACTGGGACCAGCGCGTGGCCGGTGCTTCCTCGGGCAAAGTAGACCCTGCTACCCTGCGTTACGGGCAGTTTGGTGAAGATATGCAGCTGGTGATCAGGCTGCTGAAAAAGCAATATCCCGATACCGAAGTGTACCTGCTCGCGCACAGCTTTGGCGTGGAGCTTGCATGGCAGTATTTAACCACCGGCAACAACCAGCAGCAGGTGGCTGGCGCCATGATGGTGAATGGAATGTATTCCTATTACCACTGGCTTTACCAAGTGCGCGAATGGGCATTGAAACAGGCGAAAGAAAAAGGCAACACCCAAGCCGAAGATTTTCTAACGGCTAATCCGGTCACTCCGCAAAACACCCAAACTGTCGATTGGGAAGGCATTTACCGCTGGATGCACAAGCTGGACGGCAACCCTGTCTCGCTTTATTCGGATAAAAAATATGTCATCAATTATGCCTTCGGCTCACCCAACACAGCGCTGGCACAGTTCACCCACAGCAAAGCATACGGCTACTACGGGGATATTGAAAGCAAGACATTTGAGAAAGGTGATCTGCTTAAAAACGTCACTGTCCCGATCGGTCTCTTCTGGGGTGCAAAAGACGGGATCGTGCCGGTAGAGATCGGCCGGCAGAGCCGCACGCTGCTTACAAACAGCCAGGTAACCTGGACGACCTTCGAAGAGTCATGGCACGAGCCGTTCATCACCCAGACGGCCGATTTTGGAAACGCGGTGCGAGCGTTTGTGAAGTGATTGAGCCACTCTTTACAAATTTGGTCAACACTTTACCATCATCCACAAATGACATCAACCAACCAAAAAGCATTAAAAGAAGCGTTCCGGCAGAAGAAATTCAGGATAGGCGTGTTTCAACTTCGCAACCTGACCAATCAGAAGATCCTCATTGGAAGCAATGTAAACCTGGATGCGTACTGGAACAGAATGCGAAGCGAGCTAAAATTGGGCGCGTTTCGAAATGCTGAGTTGCAACAGGAATGGAATGAGTTCGGTGAGACGAGCTTTGCATTTGAAATACTGGCTGAAATTCAGCAGGACGAATCGCAAGCACGCAACTACGCCCGCGAAGCAAAAGAGCTTGAAAAGCTGCACGTCGACGAGCTTCAACCATTTGGTGAGCGCGGGTATCATTTCAAAAAAATTTAGTCCGATATGTCTTACAATTTGCTTGTGCATCCACTGGAAATAGAATTTGTTTCCGGTCAGGGACTTGAAACAACCTATCCGGTGCTGATTGAGAACGGCCCGCAAAAAATCCTGGTTGACACTGGCTATGCCGGCTCCGCTGCATTGATTGAAAAGGCGCTTGGCGCACTGGGGACCGGATTTGATCAAATAACCGACATTGTGATAACACACCATGATCTGGACCATGTCGGCGGATTGCATGAAATATGTGAGCAGCATCCGCGCATCCGCGTCCATGCATCCGCACAGGAGGCGCAATTCATCAATGGCTCATGCAAAGCGCCCCGACTTGTGCAAGCCGAATCCATGTTCGGTTCACTGCCGCCTTCCGACAGAGAATGGGCGCGTGCATTTCAATCGCAGCTCGAAGACATCCGGCCCGTGCCCGTTCACCACATTTTACAAGAGCACCCGGAACGTTTAGCAGGCATTCAAATCATCCCAACACCCGGTCATACCCCAGGGCACATCTCACTATATCTGCCTGAGCAAATGACATTGATTGCCGGCGACGCGGTGGTATATGTGAATGGAAAACTCGATATCGCCAACCCAGCATTTACGCTAGACCTGCCGGAAGCAGTCAATTCGGTGAAAAAGATTGCAAACCTACGCGTAACGCAGCTGATTTGTTTTCATGGCGGCGTGGTCGAAAACTCACAGCCACTACTCGGAGAAATGTTGGGAGGTTATAGATAGTCTATTAGCATGAAAACAATTGCGAATACTTGGAGGAATGAGTTGGGAATCAACTGTGACCTACTACCACAGAAATGCTGTAACCTTTATTTCTAGTCCAAGTCTCTACATGTCAACAATCAATATACGACCAGCCCATTTAGAGGACAAAATTGCATTACAAATGTTGTACAAGCGAACCATAGACTACGCTTGTACAAACGATTATGACCAGCAACAGCGCGACGCCTGGAAACGAGGCACAGAAAATGAATCACGATGGGATCAAGCGATAAGCGAACAGTTCTTTGTAATTGCGGAAATGGATCGCGAGATAGTCGGCTTCGGCTCCCTGAAAAACGGATGTTACATAGACTTTATGTATACTGACTCACGCCACTTGCGCAAGGGTATCGGCTTAGCCATTTACAAGCAGCTGGAAGCACAAGCAATAGATCGGGGCACCCAGGTGCTGACAGCTGACGTTAGCAAAACAGCACGGCCGTTTTTTGAAAAGCAGGGCTTCTCTATCATTCGAGAAAATCACAATTTGATTCGAGGAGTCCTGATTACCAACTACCACATGCAAAAGAAGTCAATCGGCGACGCAGGCTTTCCCACCAGCCGCTAAATAGATTTGTGTTGCCACGCAAGGGCAGTTTGGCTATGCTCAAACACGACGGTCAGTCCGGTCTCGACGCCTTCAAATCCCGCCCCTTCGATTTGTGCGTGCTCGATATCAAAATGCCAAAAAAAGACGGTTTCACGCTCGCTGAGGAAATCAAGCAGATCGACGAAACCATACCGATCATTTTTAATTATATCCTGAGTCCAAAACCTATCCTTAAAGTGCCGAAGTGTATTGGTATGTCTGGTGAATCACTAAGTAAGTTTCGCCCCATGGCTCCAAAAATATCGACATACACACGCTTAAAGATGGATTGCTGATAACCTAGTGAAAGTCCTGGCCCAAAGTGTTGCTTGGATTGATAATGTCCCCACCTTGTTGTAGCATACCTAAGGAATTCAACATGTGGCGCAAAATATATTCCTGATAAATTGTTACCCCCGGTACCTTTCCGGATGTTCCGCTTTTGCAAGGCATAGAACCGAAATTGAACAATTGGTTGCAGTTGGTAAGAGTAATCAAATATTTCATTGCCATCAGCTTTGTAGCTTCTACGAAACTCCTTCCGAAAATCTGAAAATACCTGGGCATTGACAGAAAAGGGGCTTTGTCCGAATTTGCGCTCATAAGCGAATGCCGTCGTCAATTGAATTTTCCTCAATGACAATTCCAGACTTGGAAGGGACACCTTCCATTGTTTAAGGACGAACTGTTCACAGTTTAATATTTCACACAAAGGGGAACGGCTGGTGCGTTTCCAGTCGCCGATGGCCAACCCGATGTTGGTACGAGTGGTTATGGCCAGTTCCGTTGTTTGATCACCCGCTAACCATTCATTAGCCTGATAGTAACCATTTTGGTATGTCTGACGAAACAGGCCAACTGCAAATTCAAATCTCCCCTGACTTAAAAATCTGCGTTGTAGTCCGAACTCGATCCCCATCCTGGATAATTTAAAACGCCTCCAGTCATATCGGATCCGATGCTCATAGACTGCTGATAGAAAATTGCCGGTGAAATTGTTGGCACTTTTTTCCTGACTGATCCTTTTGGCCATATCGAAATACCATTTCCCTTGAACGTTTGCGACGAATGTACCAGCAAATTTAGGCGTGTAGTTATAGGGATTGGTAACCCCAATATTTACACCGATTGAGGCCGCAGGTAATATTTTAAACTCATAGCCGATCTCATAAGTAAGGTTCCTGACTTCGGAGCTATAAAATCTACTAAGATTGTCAGGATAAAACCCCAACCCAAACTTCAACATATGCCGGGTGGGCACTTTTGTCATGAAGATATTTTCGTATCTGTCAATGAACCGCTGCTTGGTAAGTGTGTCGGTTTCCTGGCTAAAAGTCACTTTGATTGTATCTTGGGAATACACTAATGGTGCTGCCAAGGAAAAAAAAAGTACGATTATATGGTTTCTCATTGACGGCTGGTGTTTTACACACAAGAGGTAATGTTATAATACTACCCGTTGTTACAAGGTGGATAAAAA includes:
- a CDS encoding GNAT family N-acetyltransferase, which produces MSTINIRPAHLEDKIALQMLYKRTIDYACTNDYDQQQRDAWKRGTENESRWDQAISEQFFVIAEMDREIVGFGSLKNGCYIDFMYTDSRHLRKGIGLAIYKQLEAQAIDRGTQVLTADVSKTARPFFEKQGFSIIRENHNLIRGVLITNYHMQKKSIGDAGFPTSR